GAGCGCGGCGGGGACCACTTCCTTGCCGATGCCGTCGCCGGGGATGGCCGCAATGCGATACGTATGCACTGATCGCTCGACTCCTCTCGTCTCTAATTCGCTTTATATCGATCCTGAAGGAATTCCTCGCGATACGCCCCCGGCGTCGTTCCCGCCAGCTTCCGGAACGAGCGGATAAAGTTCTGCGAATTGTTATAGCCCAGCTTCTCCGCGATTTCGGACACCTTCAGATCGGTCTCTTCCAGCATTTCCTTGGCTTTCTGGATGCGATGCCGCAGCAAGTAGTCGCTAAAACTGATGCCGAGCTCCTGCCGAAGCACCTTGCTGATGTAGCTCGGGTGGTAATTCAACGCGTGGGAGCACGATTCCAGCGTAAGATCCGTATCGAAGTCGCGGTGGATCATCTCCACGACCTCCTGGGAGATCGTCCGATGCCGATTCGTCCGCTGCTCCTCGAAGACGCGCATCATCGGGCCGATCAGCTGCCGTTCGAACCAGTCGCGCACGTCTTGGACGGACGCGAGCGCATGCAGCTGCTCCAGCCGCGGCGGTTCCCCGCCGAACGGCTCCAGCTGCGGGACGCCGCTTTCTTGCAGCAGCCGAATCAGGTTCACGAAGAATCGGGTGACGGCGATCTGATAATCGTTGTAATTATGATACTGTCCGGCGATGTCCTTGAAGAACGCGTCGAGCAGCGACGGCAGCCCCTCCCGATCCGCCATCTTCACCGCATCGAGAACTTGGCGCTCCAGCTCCTTCGGATATTGCGTCGCGACCGATTGGGCCGGTTGGACGTCGTCAATGCGAAGGATCGTCTTCTGTCCGTACAGCACGCGATATTTCAGCGCATCCCTTGCCTCCCGGTAAGCGGTCTTCGCATCCTTCAGTCCGCCGTACATCCGGCTGACGCCGATACTGACGCGCAGCGCGAGGCAGCTCTCGACGCCTTCTTGAATCCGGTTGGCCAAGGAATAGACGGACGTTCGGAAATCCTCGTTCGCGTTCGGATCGTCGAACACCAGCGTCACTTGGAAGGAGTCCGCCACGATCGGCCGAAGCCGTCGGTGCTCGGGCACGAGCTCGCTCACGATGTTATTGATGGCGAAGAGCAGCAGCTCGCTGTCGCTTTCGCTGTACCGCGTCCCTCGCAGCGTATCGATCTGAATGGTCAGGAGCGCCATTTGCTTCCACTTTGTTGCGTCGACATGCACGAATTCGAGCTTCTCGTAAATTTGCGTGGGCGCGATCTCGCCCCGAATCAGCTTGAGGACGTAGTACTCCTCGAGCTGTCTCGTTTGAGATCGAATGGAATCGGCCATTTCGAGCTGCGTTTTCCGCATGCTGGCGAAGCCCTCGTGAATGACGCGGAATTCGTCGAGCCGCTTCCGCCCCTTGTCCGACTGGGCGAACAACGACTGGTACAGCCGCTGGATCGGCGTATACATCCGATGCGAGCCGGCGAGCGAAATCACCACGGCGAGGAGAAGCATCGCGATGCTGGCGGCCAAGATGAGCGCGCCGGTTTGCCGCGATTCCAAGCGGACGAGCTCGATCGGAATGACCGAGATATAGATCCAGCCGTTAAACGTCGAACGTTGGTACGCCACGCCGACATGCTTCCCGCCGAAGCTCGTTTCG
The nucleotide sequence above comes from Paenibacillus antri. Encoded proteins:
- a CDS encoding helix-turn-helix domain-containing protein; its protein translation is MFTYNKYLTKMIVFTVGLSTMPIILLGLFFYIKTSGTVQEKVNQGNVLILEQTHLRIEQVLGALDLQIERLAESPFVAEALEEGITPSRFMLVQQLHRSMSQVQTFDIGIRDVHLIDLNRGTILNSDGLNPLSPAEAAEIARYRELDRTKFWAADSEGWLQSEREPSFSIHLVKKVPAFAERPSGMLVIDIPGHQLRNYLIENNALGEILVLDANYQLLTAQNESVIEGGAALDGLIARLKASDDASGLYETSFGGKHVGVAYQRSTFNGWIYISVIPIELVRLESRQTGALILAASIAMLLLAVVISLAGSHRMYTPIQRLYQSLFAQSDKGRKRLDEFRVIHEGFASMRKTQLEMADSIRSQTRQLEEYYVLKLIRGEIAPTQIYEKLEFVHVDATKWKQMALLTIQIDTLRGTRYSESDSELLLFAINNIVSELVPEHRRLRPIVADSFQVTLVFDDPNANEDFRTSVYSLANRIQEGVESCLALRVSIGVSRMYGGLKDAKTAYREARDALKYRVLYGQKTILRIDDVQPAQSVATQYPKELERQVLDAVKMADREGLPSLLDAFFKDIAGQYHNYNDYQIAVTRFFVNLIRLLQESGVPQLEPFGGEPPRLEQLHALASVQDVRDWFERQLIGPMMRVFEEQRTNRHRTISQEVVEMIHRDFDTDLTLESCSHALNYHPSYISKVLRQELGISFSDYLLRHRIQKAKEMLEETDLKVSEIAEKLGYNNSQNFIRSFRKLAGTTPGAYREEFLQDRYKAN